In one window of Burkholderia sp. NRF60-BP8 DNA:
- a CDS encoding dockerin, whose translation MFSRRWIAAAAMACTLWGCGDGSDSATGVTNLGANVAANRGQIGGIGSGSNQPAASWTSVKWGGGGYVTGLIYHPTNASLLYARTDVGGAYRWNATSSTWTPITDGIGFGAGEGDFHGIESLALDPNDDQLVYMMAGVTVTQGHNGRIYISSDRGNSWTHYDLPFPVGGNDNGRATGERLQVDPNNPSTLFYGSRTAGLWKSTDSGRTWAQVTGLSSTTIGGGNSPIGVEQVIFDTSGKGSGQPTWIMWATVAPDYANAAGLTSTLYKSTNGGFSWTPVPVPPTVSGYYIPHVVRTSDGNFYVVFNAGVGQGIGGPSYLYKFGGSNDGNWTLLNRSNGNGFGGLSVSGLGSSARIALGMTGWSDTSKTIQLSDDGGSTWREIEAGMPHTGTASDGCAGWVESVAIDPANRDHIMHVHGGGICETMNASSPTPTWNPKVDNLEETVTLALVTAPPGASYNFINSAGDIGTWVNTDLSTRPTKGPLNTWSSGNSADMSWSDPTYIAAAGVDNANGHATKGFWSGDGGNSWATFASLPNGAAASQSNVGNLAVSSRNNVTWAPPDSVPSYTTDNGASWTATNLPAFGATWNGFPRAYRLAADRQNPNKVYAYDSGGASWSWQRGKIYVSNDGGHTFTLSQGSVNANLAWNAWRDTSMAVNPNAEGDLWLADGTAVYHSVDSGATWTKLGAFASVNGTPGATVIALGKAPTGSPYSAAVYVEGTVNGVWGIYHSDDGGATWARFNDDTHQFGDSGVMAGDWNTYGRIYVNGAARGLIFSN comes from the coding sequence ATGTTTTCTCGGCGATGGATTGCCGCTGCGGCGATGGCGTGTACGTTATGGGGCTGTGGTGACGGATCCGATAGCGCGACGGGCGTGACCAATTTGGGTGCCAATGTAGCCGCCAATCGCGGCCAGATCGGCGGAATCGGCAGCGGCAGCAATCAGCCGGCGGCCAGCTGGACCAGCGTCAAGTGGGGCGGGGGCGGCTACGTCACCGGCCTGATCTATCATCCGACCAACGCGAGCCTGCTGTACGCACGCACCGACGTTGGCGGCGCATACCGCTGGAATGCGACCAGCTCGACGTGGACGCCTATCACCGACGGCATTGGTTTCGGCGCAGGGGAGGGTGATTTCCACGGCATCGAAAGCCTCGCGCTCGACCCGAACGACGATCAGCTCGTCTACATGATGGCCGGCGTTACCGTGACGCAGGGTCACAACGGCCGCATCTACATCTCCAGCGATCGTGGCAACAGCTGGACGCACTACGATCTACCGTTCCCGGTGGGCGGCAACGACAACGGCCGGGCCACCGGCGAGCGCCTGCAGGTGGACCCGAACAATCCGTCGACGCTGTTCTATGGATCGCGCACGGCCGGCCTGTGGAAGAGTACCGATTCGGGCCGCACGTGGGCGCAGGTCACGGGTCTGTCCTCCACCACGATCGGCGGCGGCAATTCCCCGATCGGCGTCGAACAGGTGATCTTCGATACGTCGGGCAAGGGTAGCGGTCAGCCGACCTGGATCATGTGGGCCACCGTCGCCCCGGACTACGCCAACGCGGCGGGCCTGACGTCGACGCTGTACAAGTCCACCAACGGCGGCTTCTCGTGGACCCCGGTGCCCGTCCCGCCGACGGTGTCCGGCTACTACATCCCGCACGTCGTGCGCACGTCCGACGGCAACTTCTACGTGGTGTTCAACGCGGGCGTCGGCCAGGGCATCGGCGGACCGAGCTATCTCTACAAGTTCGGCGGCAGCAACGACGGCAACTGGACGCTGCTCAACCGTTCCAACGGCAACGGCTTTGGCGGCCTGTCCGTCTCCGGTCTCGGCTCGTCCGCCCGAATCGCACTGGGCATGACAGGCTGGAGCGACACCAGCAAGACCATCCAGCTGTCCGACGACGGCGGCAGCACGTGGCGCGAAATCGAGGCCGGCATGCCGCATACGGGCACTGCGTCGGATGGTTGCGCCGGCTGGGTGGAAAGCGTCGCCATCGACCCCGCCAATCGCGATCACATCATGCACGTCCACGGCGGCGGTATCTGTGAAACCATGAACGCGTCGTCGCCCACGCCGACCTGGAACCCCAAGGTCGACAACCTCGAGGAAACCGTGACGCTCGCGCTCGTCACGGCGCCGCCCGGTGCGTCGTACAACTTCATCAACAGCGCCGGCGACATCGGCACGTGGGTCAATACGGACCTGTCGACGAGGCCGACGAAAGGCCCGTTGAACACGTGGAGCAGCGGCAATTCGGCCGATATGTCGTGGTCCGATCCGACGTACATCGCCGCCGCGGGCGTCGACAACGCCAACGGCCATGCCACCAAGGGCTTCTGGTCGGGCGACGGCGGCAATAGCTGGGCGACCTTCGCGTCGCTGCCCAACGGCGCCGCGGCAAGCCAGAGCAACGTGGGCAACCTGGCGGTCTCGTCCCGCAACAACGTGACCTGGGCACCGCCGGACTCGGTGCCGTCGTACACCACCGACAATGGCGCCAGCTGGACGGCGACCAACCTGCCGGCGTTCGGCGCCACCTGGAACGGCTTCCCGCGTGCCTATCGACTGGCCGCGGACCGCCAGAACCCGAACAAGGTCTATGCGTACGATTCGGGCGGTGCGTCGTGGAGCTGGCAGCGCGGCAAGATCTACGTGTCGAACGACGGCGGCCATACGTTCACGCTGAGCCAGGGCTCGGTGAACGCGAATCTGGCGTGGAATGCGTGGCGGGATACGTCGATGGCGGTCAATCCGAACGCGGAGGGCGATCTTTGGCTGGCCGACGGCACCGCCGTGTACCACTCGGTGGACTCGGGGGCGACCTGGACGAAGCTCGGCGCCTTTGCGTCGGTCAACGGCACGCCGGGCGCCACCGTGATCGCGTTGGGCAAGGCGCCGACCGGGTCGCCGTACTCGGCCGCGGTCTATGTGGAAGGCACGGTGAACGGCGTCTGGGGCATTTACCATTCCGACGACGGCGGCGCAACGTGGGCGCGCTTCAACGACGACACGCACCAATTCGGCGACTCCGGCGTGATGGCCGGCGACTGGAACACATACGGCCGGATTTACGTCAATGGCGCCGCTCGCGGTCTGATCTTCAGCAATTGA
- a CDS encoding DUF4148 domain-containing protein gives MNHPVRYVVCAAMLALSVSAHAETKLTSAQCHDYPFVHTKGPVSHRQLVNELNELESVGYNPSSGDESSYPDDIDSAQARLMQKYQHDCAGAANTVASNGN, from the coding sequence ATGAATCATCCCGTCCGTTACGTCGTCTGTGCCGCCATGCTCGCATTGAGCGTCTCCGCGCATGCCGAGACGAAGCTCACGTCGGCGCAATGTCATGACTATCCGTTCGTGCATACGAAAGGCCCGGTCTCTCACCGGCAGCTCGTCAACGAACTGAACGAGCTGGAGTCCGTCGGTTACAACCCGTCGTCCGGCGACGAGAGCAGCTATCCGGACGACATCGATTCGGCACAGGCGCGCCTGATGCAGAAGTATCAGCACGATTGTGCCGGTGCAGCCAATACCGTCGCGTCGAACGGCAACTGA
- a CDS encoding M20 aminoacylase family protein, with product MKLIDSIVAHADELTAIRRDIHAHPEVGFDVLRTAELVAGRLEQWGYAVTRGVGRTGVVGTLKRGSGPRAIGLRADMDALPVQEANTFAHRSTVPGAMHACGHDGHTAMLLGAARHLARHGEFNGTVQLFFQPAEEAGGGARAMIDDGLFERFPVDAVFGLHNWPGIAAGDFAVRPGPLMASTSLFRIDLRGAGCHAAMPHLGRDPVFAAGQVLNALQGIVTRNRNPIDGAVLSVTQVHAGEAMNVVPTDAWLGGTVRTFSDATLDLIETRMRAVVAATAAAFDCESEVDFQRQYPATVNDAEQTAVAVAVMRELVGDAHVNAAVDPTMAAEDFSFMLREKPGCYAFLGNGAGDHRLHGHGGGPCLLHNASYDFNDALLPVGASYFVRLVERVLGR from the coding sequence ATGAAACTGATCGATTCCATCGTCGCGCACGCAGACGAACTGACGGCGATCCGCCGCGATATTCACGCCCATCCCGAGGTGGGCTTCGACGTGCTCCGCACTGCCGAACTCGTTGCCGGGCGGCTCGAGCAATGGGGTTATGCCGTCACGCGCGGCGTCGGCCGCACCGGCGTGGTCGGCACCTTGAAGCGCGGCAGCGGCCCGCGCGCGATCGGCCTGCGCGCCGACATGGATGCGCTGCCCGTGCAGGAGGCCAACACCTTCGCGCATCGTTCGACGGTGCCCGGCGCGATGCATGCGTGCGGCCACGACGGCCACACCGCCATGCTGCTGGGGGCCGCGCGCCATCTGGCGCGGCATGGCGAGTTCAACGGCACCGTGCAGTTGTTCTTCCAGCCGGCCGAGGAAGCGGGCGGCGGCGCGCGCGCGATGATCGACGACGGCCTGTTCGAGCGTTTCCCGGTGGATGCCGTGTTCGGGTTGCACAACTGGCCCGGCATCGCGGCCGGCGATTTCGCGGTGCGGCCGGGGCCGCTGATGGCCTCGACCAGCCTGTTCCGGATCGACTTGCGCGGTGCCGGCTGCCACGCGGCCATGCCGCACCTGGGCCGCGATCCGGTGTTCGCGGCGGGCCAGGTGCTGAATGCGCTGCAGGGGATCGTCACGCGCAACCGAAATCCGATCGACGGCGCGGTGCTGTCGGTCACGCAGGTGCATGCGGGCGAGGCGATGAACGTGGTGCCGACCGATGCGTGGCTCGGCGGCACGGTGCGGACTTTCTCCGATGCGACGCTCGACCTGATCGAGACGCGCATGCGCGCCGTGGTGGCCGCGACGGCCGCAGCCTTCGATTGCGAGAGCGAGGTGGATTTCCAGCGCCAGTATCCGGCCACCGTGAACGACGCCGAGCAGACTGCGGTGGCGGTGGCGGTGATGCGTGAGCTGGTGGGCGACGCGCATGTGAACGCAGCCGTCGATCCGACCATGGCGGCGGAGGATTTCTCGTTCATGCTGCGCGAGAAGCCGGGTTGTTATGCGTTTCTCGGGAATGGCGCGGGAGATCATCGTTTGCATGGGCATGGCGGCGGGCCTTGCCTGCTGCACAACGCCAGTTACGACTTCAACGATGCGTTGCTGCCGGTGGGGGCGAGTTATTTCGTGAGGTTGGTGGAGCGGGTGTTGGGGCGGTAG
- a CDS encoding DUF3100 domain-containing protein, whose product MEHALGIERRELGGAATAKVLLYAAGILLVAEWIGSFTFKLGPGKVVLLPMIWALLLGAAVGLASARWNGSARLSVPDQFFAAAILQPALLLFVSKLGLMVGSALPKLASAGWALAFQEFGHFVGTILLGLPLALLLGIKREAIGATFSVGREPSLAIIGEKYGMDSAEGRGVLAEYLTGTVFGAVFIAVFAGFVSSLGIFDPLALAMGSGVGSGSMMAAASGAIAAQQGPETAKSVLAFAAASNLITTTIGTYFTLFISLPLAVWGYRVLEPLIGRTTKASAQPEAASPSLGDVRTEAPALGYGGKLLAWIVTAAMALVCDWIAHGTTPLAGLPGIAIMVCATIVGDALARVTGRRIPAVCWVSVVAMFLTSPWCPWASQIAALSSHNDFLGVTTPMLVFAGLSIAKDIPAFRRLGWRIVLVSFVANAGTFIGATLVAQLFHI is encoded by the coding sequence ATGGAACACGCACTGGGTATCGAGCGCCGCGAACTGGGCGGCGCGGCCACCGCCAAGGTTCTGCTATACGCGGCCGGCATCCTGCTGGTCGCCGAATGGATCGGCTCGTTCACGTTCAAGCTCGGGCCGGGCAAGGTCGTGCTGCTGCCGATGATCTGGGCGCTGCTGCTCGGCGCGGCGGTAGGGCTGGCCAGCGCGCGCTGGAACGGCAGTGCGCGCCTGAGCGTGCCCGACCAATTCTTCGCGGCCGCGATCCTGCAGCCGGCGCTGCTGCTGTTCGTCTCCAAGCTCGGGCTGATGGTGGGCAGCGCGCTGCCCAAGCTGGCGTCGGCGGGCTGGGCGCTGGCCTTCCAGGAATTCGGCCACTTCGTCGGCACCATCCTGCTCGGCCTGCCGCTCGCGTTGCTGCTCGGCATCAAACGCGAGGCGATCGGCGCGACCTTCTCGGTGGGCCGCGAGCCGAGCCTGGCGATCATCGGCGAGAAGTACGGGATGGATTCGGCCGAGGGCCGCGGCGTGCTGGCCGAGTACCTGACCGGCACCGTGTTCGGTGCAGTGTTCATCGCCGTGTTCGCGGGTTTCGTGAGCAGCCTCGGCATCTTCGATCCGCTCGCGCTGGCGATGGGCTCCGGCGTCGGCTCGGGCAGCATGATGGCGGCCGCCTCGGGCGCGATCGCCGCGCAGCAGGGCCCGGAGACGGCGAAATCGGTGCTCGCGTTCGCCGCGGCCAGCAACCTGATCACCACCACCATCGGTACCTACTTCACGCTGTTCATCTCGCTGCCGCTCGCGGTCTGGGGCTATCGCGTGCTGGAGCCGCTGATCGGCCGCACCACCAAGGCCTCGGCGCAGCCCGAGGCGGCCAGCCCGTCGCTGGGCGACGTGCGGACCGAGGCGCCGGCGCTCGGCTACGGCGGCAAGCTGCTGGCCTGGATCGTGACGGCCGCGATGGCGCTGGTGTGCGACTGGATCGCCCACGGCACCACGCCGCTCGCGGGACTGCCGGGAATCGCGATCATGGTGTGCGCGACGATCGTCGGCGATGCGCTGGCGCGTGTGACGGGGCGACGGATTCCGGCGGTCTGCTGGGTATCGGTGGTGGCGATGTTCCTGACCTCGCCGTGGTGCCCGTGGGCTTCGCAGATCGCCGCGCTCAGCTCGCACAACGATTTCCTCGGGGTGACCACGCCGATGCTGGTATTCGCGGGGCTGTCGATCGCCAAGGACATCCCGGCGTTCCGTCGGCTCGGCTGGCGCATCGTGCTGGTGTCCTTCGTGGCCAATGCCGGTACCTTCATCGGCGCGACCCTGGTGGCGCAACTGTTCCATATCTGA
- a CDS encoding LamG-like jellyroll fold domain-containing protein, with translation MLSEEIVALGDIDNIARRHFVMGLGATLLAGCGGDGGNTVTGGERASANNGGQASAVAPASDGIGAGATAAGTAQTRTFVHPGLLHTDADFERMRAKVGAQASPWIDSWNVLVANGHTRLTNNPNPQVGIYRGNDPTHGQNYGALYNDIAAAYGDALRWKVSDDKRYADKAVEYLDRWASTLTTLGGSDVALAAGIYGYEFANVAEIMRSYSGWSPAGLAAFQAMMRNVFYPVSHAFLTRIDTAMDTHYWANWGLANVACVLAIGVLCDDAGLVDEAVTHFKTGGSNGCIRQAVYYMHPGNLGQWQEAGRDQGHSVLGIALTGAICEMAWNQGIDLYGYDNNRFLAGAEYVAKANLKQADGAFYTVPFVTYQNSAGVIQTQFAAGGQGGALGRPCWALVANHYINRKGLAAPYTKRAAELVAPEGGGGNYGPNSGGFDQLGYGTLTCTLDPGPAAATPTGLTGYASAGKVVLSWWGSSDATSYNVKRATIAGGPYSTIQSGITDLLTYTDMPAGAGTYFYVVTAQTIAGESAHSNEVKVITAQQLLAHLTFDEGSGATAADRSGNGRNGTLNGATWAAGRNGNAVSLNGSGAYVALPDDVLTDVSDFTIASWVFWNGSQTWARLFDFGTGFHRYMMFTPRGQSRNGWAGMRFAMTANGPGDGPPEQIIDAPAELPSKRWVHVAVTLSGSTGTIYVDGTPVSTNTAMFQAPFRLGGTTQNWLGKSQYSADATFNGLIDDFRIYRGALDAAQIASLMAN, from the coding sequence ATGCTGTCCGAGGAAATCGTCGCACTCGGCGACATCGACAATATTGCCCGACGCCATTTCGTGATGGGGCTCGGTGCAACGCTTCTGGCCGGATGCGGCGGTGACGGCGGGAACACGGTGACAGGCGGTGAGCGTGCATCGGCAAACAACGGCGGCCAAGCGTCCGCAGTGGCCCCGGCTTCGGACGGTATCGGCGCGGGTGCGACGGCGGCAGGCACTGCCCAAACCCGCACCTTCGTGCATCCTGGCTTGCTGCATACCGACGCGGATTTCGAACGCATGCGCGCGAAAGTCGGCGCGCAAGCTTCCCCGTGGATCGACAGCTGGAACGTGCTCGTTGCCAACGGTCACACGCGCCTGACGAACAACCCTAACCCGCAGGTCGGCATCTATCGCGGCAACGATCCGACGCATGGTCAGAACTACGGCGCCCTCTACAACGACATCGCCGCCGCTTACGGCGACGCGCTGCGCTGGAAGGTGTCGGACGACAAGCGCTACGCCGACAAGGCAGTGGAGTATCTGGACCGATGGGCCTCGACGCTGACGACGCTCGGCGGCAGCGACGTGGCACTCGCCGCCGGCATCTATGGCTACGAGTTCGCCAACGTAGCCGAAATCATGCGCAGCTACAGCGGCTGGAGCCCGGCCGGCCTCGCCGCGTTTCAGGCGATGATGCGCAATGTCTTCTACCCGGTCAGCCATGCTTTCCTGACCCGTATCGATACCGCGATGGACACGCACTACTGGGCCAACTGGGGACTGGCCAACGTCGCGTGCGTCCTGGCCATCGGCGTGCTGTGCGACGATGCCGGGCTCGTCGACGAGGCCGTCACCCATTTCAAGACCGGCGGCAGTAACGGCTGTATCCGGCAAGCCGTGTACTACATGCACCCCGGCAACCTCGGGCAATGGCAGGAAGCCGGCCGGGACCAGGGGCACAGTGTGCTGGGCATTGCATTGACGGGTGCCATTTGCGAAATGGCGTGGAATCAGGGCATCGACCTGTACGGCTACGACAACAACCGCTTTCTGGCGGGCGCCGAATACGTGGCCAAGGCCAACCTGAAGCAGGCAGACGGCGCGTTCTACACGGTGCCTTTCGTCACGTACCAGAACAGCGCCGGCGTCATCCAGACGCAGTTCGCCGCCGGCGGGCAAGGCGGCGCGCTGGGGCGGCCCTGCTGGGCGCTGGTGGCCAACCATTACATCAACCGCAAAGGCCTGGCGGCGCCTTACACCAAGCGCGCAGCCGAACTCGTGGCGCCGGAAGGCGGCGGCGGCAACTACGGCCCCAACAGCGGCGGCTTCGACCAGCTCGGCTACGGCACGCTCACCTGCACGCTCGACCCCGGCCCCGCTGCCGCCACGCCGACCGGCCTGACCGGCTACGCCAGCGCGGGCAAGGTGGTGCTGTCGTGGTGGGGCAGCAGCGATGCCACGAGCTACAACGTCAAGCGCGCGACCATTGCCGGTGGACCGTACAGCACCATCCAGAGCGGGATCACCGATCTGCTGACCTATACCGACATGCCAGCCGGTGCCGGTACGTATTTTTATGTCGTGACAGCGCAAACGATTGCGGGCGAATCGGCGCACTCCAACGAAGTGAAAGTGATCACGGCGCAGCAACTGCTTGCGCACCTCACCTTCGATGAAGGCAGCGGCGCCACGGCCGCCGATCGTTCGGGCAACGGGCGCAACGGCACGCTCAACGGCGCAACGTGGGCAGCGGGGCGCAACGGCAACGCGGTCTCGCTCAATGGCTCGGGCGCGTATGTGGCGTTGCCCGACGATGTGCTGACCGATGTGTCGGACTTCACCATCGCCAGCTGGGTGTTCTGGAACGGCTCGCAGACGTGGGCACGCCTGTTCGACTTCGGCACGGGCTTCCACCGCTACATGATGTTCACGCCACGCGGGCAGTCGCGCAACGGCTGGGCCGGCATGCGCTTCGCGATGACGGCCAACGGCCCCGGCGACGGCCCTCCGGAACAGATCATCGACGCCCCCGCCGAGTTGCCGAGCAAGCGATGGGTGCATGTGGCCGTCACGCTGTCGGGGTCGACCGGCACGATCTACGTGGACGGCACGCCCGTCAGCACCAACACGGCGATGTTCCAGGCGCCGTTCCGCCTCGGCGGTACCACGCAGAACTGGCTGGGCAAATCGCAATACAGTGCCGACGCCACGTTCAACGGCCTGATCGACGATTTCCGCATCTATCGCGGTGCGCTCGACGCTGCGCAGATTGCATCGCTCATGGCGAATTGA
- a CDS encoding porin: MKRQSMKPRWFAFAPALLLAGAAHAQQSITLYGLIDEGLNFTSNAGGHRAWQMSSGDTFGSRWGLKGSEDLGGGDKAIFQLENGFNVNSGKLGQDSSMFGRQAFVGLSSSRYGTLTLGRQYDTSVDALGFGGITAAGNWAGDIATHPFDNDNTDWDFRVDNAVKYVTPTYRGLTAEAMYGFSNQPGGFSDNRVWGATLNYQSGNLTAAASYLKLDNPGLAAGGAVNGGDLFNGSSQQDVGVAASYQFTHVLVGAAWSRVDVYNPTGNAWIDDSTLQNGATWNAWKFDNFELNAQYYFTHALWLGASYTFTIAHLYTSDTKYVPKWHQIGMMLDYDLSKRTSLYLQGAWQHVVSARTGTGFDEAQIVDASAGASSGPNQMVYRIGMLHRF; this comes from the coding sequence ATGAAACGTCAATCTATGAAACCGCGCTGGTTCGCATTCGCGCCGGCACTCCTGCTCGCCGGTGCGGCGCATGCCCAGCAGAGCATCACGCTGTACGGGCTGATAGACGAAGGGCTCAACTTCACGAGCAACGCAGGCGGCCATCGCGCATGGCAGATGTCGAGCGGAGACACGTTCGGCAGCCGATGGGGCTTGAAAGGCAGTGAAGACCTGGGCGGCGGCGACAAGGCCATCTTTCAGCTCGAAAACGGCTTCAACGTGAACAGCGGCAAGCTCGGTCAGGACTCGAGCATGTTCGGCCGCCAGGCGTTCGTGGGCCTGTCGTCTTCACGGTATGGCACGCTCACGCTCGGACGCCAGTACGACACCAGCGTCGACGCGCTCGGCTTCGGCGGTATCACGGCGGCCGGCAACTGGGCGGGCGACATCGCTACCCACCCGTTCGACAACGACAATACGGACTGGGATTTCCGCGTCGACAATGCCGTCAAATATGTCACTCCGACATACCGCGGACTCACGGCGGAAGCGATGTACGGCTTCAGCAACCAGCCCGGCGGATTCTCGGACAATCGCGTCTGGGGCGCCACGCTGAACTACCAGAGCGGCAACCTGACCGCGGCGGCGTCCTACCTGAAGCTCGACAATCCGGGGCTCGCCGCGGGTGGCGCGGTCAACGGTGGCGATCTCTTCAACGGGTCGTCGCAGCAGGACGTCGGCGTGGCGGCTTCCTACCAGTTTACCCACGTACTCGTCGGCGCCGCGTGGTCCCGTGTCGATGTCTACAACCCCACCGGCAATGCATGGATCGACGATTCCACCCTGCAGAACGGCGCGACGTGGAATGCGTGGAAATTCGACAACTTCGAACTCAATGCTCAGTACTACTTCACTCACGCCCTATGGCTGGGCGCGTCCTACACGTTCACCATCGCGCATCTGTACACGTCCGACACGAAATATGTCCCCAAGTGGCACCAGATCGGCATGATGCTCGACTATGACCTGAGCAAGCGCACTTCGCTGTATCTGCAAGGTGCGTGGCAGCATGTCGTCAGCGCTCGTACCGGCACCGGCTTTGACGAAGCACAGATCGTGGACGCATCGGCTGGCGCGTCGTCCGGGCCGAACCAGATGGTTTATCGCATCGGCATGTTGCATCGCTTCTAG
- a CDS encoding aldehyde dehydrogenase family protein — translation MTQHADQLLAAFAHFFPGAATIGSYVDGELVAGRGDTIQLYDAATGEATLAYRDAGAAAIDHAAESARRAQREWWALTHAARGRVMQEVARAIRAEAEAIARLEALGSGKPIRDCRGEVGKVAEMFEYYAGWTDKFYGSVIPVPTSHLNYTRREPAGVVLQITPWNAPVFTCGWQVAPAVAMGNGVLLKPSELTPFTSLAVARLGERAGLPRGLVNVLAGFGHTAGQAAIAHRVVGKVVFVGSPATGARIAEAAARRVLPCVLELGGKSANIVFADADLKRAALTAQAAIFAGAGQSCVAGSRLLVQRAVYDEFVAMVAAGAKKIRVGAPLDEATEVGPINNRKQYDHVMSMIESGVAAGATLASGSPGRVAEGSGGYFVAPTVLAGVSNAMDVARTEIFGPVVAAIPFDTEDEAIAIANDTDFGLAGAAWTTDVARAHRVAAQVKAGTFWVNGYKTINVASPFGGYGMSGYGRSSGVEALYEYTQTKSVWVETAEAPPTAFGYL, via the coding sequence ATGACCCAGCACGCAGACCAGTTGCTTGCCGCCTTCGCGCATTTCTTCCCCGGTGCCGCCACGATCGGCTCGTATGTCGACGGCGAGCTCGTCGCCGGCCGGGGCGACACGATCCAGCTTTACGATGCGGCGACGGGCGAGGCCACGCTCGCCTATCGCGACGCCGGCGCAGCCGCGATCGACCACGCGGCCGAAAGCGCGCGCCGCGCGCAGCGCGAATGGTGGGCGCTCACGCATGCCGCGCGCGGCCGCGTGATGCAGGAGGTGGCGCGCGCGATCCGCGCCGAGGCCGAGGCGATCGCGCGGCTGGAGGCGCTGGGCTCGGGCAAGCCGATCCGCGACTGCCGGGGCGAGGTGGGCAAGGTCGCCGAGATGTTCGAGTACTACGCGGGCTGGACCGACAAGTTCTACGGCAGCGTGATCCCGGTGCCGACCTCGCACCTCAATTACACGCGCCGCGAGCCGGCCGGCGTGGTGCTGCAGATCACGCCCTGGAACGCGCCGGTGTTTACCTGCGGCTGGCAGGTGGCGCCCGCGGTGGCGATGGGCAACGGCGTGCTGCTCAAGCCCTCGGAACTGACGCCCTTCACGTCGCTGGCGGTCGCCAGGCTCGGCGAGCGGGCCGGGCTGCCGCGCGGCCTGGTCAACGTGCTGGCCGGTTTCGGTCACACCGCCGGGCAGGCCGCGATCGCGCATCGCGTGGTCGGCAAGGTGGTGTTCGTCGGTTCGCCGGCCACCGGCGCGCGCATCGCCGAGGCCGCCGCGCGCCGCGTGCTGCCGTGCGTGCTGGAGCTGGGCGGCAAGTCGGCCAATATCGTGTTCGCCGATGCCGACCTCAAGCGCGCCGCGCTGACTGCCCAGGCGGCGATCTTCGCCGGCGCGGGCCAGAGCTGCGTGGCCGGCTCGCGTCTGCTGGTGCAGCGCGCCGTCTACGACGAGTTCGTCGCGATGGTAGCGGCTGGGGCGAAGAAGATCCGTGTCGGCGCGCCGCTCGACGAGGCGACCGAGGTGGGCCCGATCAACAATCGCAAGCAGTACGACCACGTGATGTCGATGATCGAGAGCGGCGTGGCGGCGGGCGCCACGCTCGCCAGCGGCTCGCCCGGGCGCGTCGCGGAGGGCAGCGGCGGCTACTTCGTGGCGCCCACCGTGCTGGCCGGCGTGTCGAACGCGATGGATGTGGCGCGCACCGAGATCTTCGGGCCGGTGGTGGCCGCCATCCCGTTCGACACCGAGGATGAGGCGATCGCGATCGCCAACGACACCGACTTCGGCCTGGCCGGCGCGGCGTGGACCACCGACGTGGCGCGCGCGCATCGTGTGGCCGCGCAGGTGAAGGCCGGCACCTTCTGGGTCAACGGTTACAAGACCATCAACGTGGCATCGCCGTTCGGCGGCTACGGCATGAGCGGCTACGGCCGCTCGAGCGGGGTCGAGGCGCTGTACGAATACACGCAGACCAAGAGCGTGTGGGTCGAGACGGCCGAAGCGCCGCCCACCGCGTTCGGTTATCTGTAA